A genomic region of Pseudomonas frederiksbergensis contains the following coding sequences:
- the fis gene encoding DNA-binding transcriptional regulator Fis — MTMMTETLVSGTAPVSDNVNLKQHLNTPSEEGQTLRGSVEKALHNYFAHLEGAAVTDVYNLVLSEVEAPLLESVMNYVKGNQTKASELLGLNRGTLRKKLKQYDLL; from the coding sequence ATGACGATGATGACCGAGACTTTAGTGAGTGGAACAGCACCCGTGAGCGACAATGTAAATTTGAAACAGCACCTCAATACACCGAGCGAAGAAGGCCAGACCCTTCGCGGGAGTGTCGAGAAGGCGCTGCACAATTATTTCGCCCACCTTGAAGGCGCTGCCGTCACGGATGTGTACAACCTGGTGCTCTCCGAAGTCGAGGCTCCCCTGCTCGAAAGCGTGATGAACTACGTCAAGGGCAATCAAACCAAGGCCAGTGAGCTGCTGGGACTGAACCGCGGCACCTTGCGCAAGAAACTCAAGCAGTACGATTTGTTGTAA
- a CDS encoding DUF3426 domain-containing protein translates to MTDSFVTQCPHCQTSFRVSHAQLNVARGVVRCGSCLQVFNAARQLLEQRMGKEAVALTTPPPVEPPTQRAISQKQWTAAELDLDSLDLDEELAKLEQREIQPTKEFGHERKHKEDSLSARRDTTEGEEPWSDSLFSDSAAERALASENAHTPTGSHRSADISDEPEKPSRTEPSLSLELVELVELDDEPQAPQLRLDQPFETPEPPAKHERLSATDDDIDDEAHEVEPVRKKRTRNESAMHDEVLQDLVDDPLQLDWQKRRSPWGRRFFWGLMVLLGAATLAGQYIAYHFDELARQDQYRPWFQQLCPHINCNVPSKVDIAKIKSSNLVVRSHPDFNGALVVDAIIYNRASFSQPFPLLELRFADLNGHLIASRRFKPGEYLNGDLADLAEMPPQTPIHIALDILDPGPKAVNYSLSFHSPE, encoded by the coding sequence ATGACCGACAGCTTCGTCACCCAGTGCCCGCATTGCCAGACCAGTTTCCGCGTCAGCCACGCCCAATTGAACGTGGCCCGCGGGGTGGTTCGCTGCGGCTCTTGCCTGCAAGTGTTCAATGCTGCACGGCAGTTGCTCGAGCAACGCATGGGCAAGGAAGCGGTTGCTCTCACGACACCACCTCCGGTTGAGCCTCCCACGCAACGGGCCATCAGCCAGAAGCAGTGGACAGCCGCCGAACTGGACCTGGACAGCCTCGACCTCGACGAAGAACTCGCCAAGCTCGAACAACGGGAAATCCAGCCCACCAAAGAGTTCGGCCATGAGCGCAAGCACAAGGAAGACTCACTGAGTGCCCGCCGGGATACGACCGAAGGCGAAGAGCCGTGGTCCGACAGCCTGTTCAGCGATTCAGCCGCCGAACGCGCACTGGCCAGCGAAAACGCGCACACCCCGACCGGGAGCCATCGATCGGCAGACATCTCCGACGAACCGGAAAAACCCTCGCGCACTGAACCCTCGCTGTCGCTCGAACTGGTCGAACTGGTCGAACTGGACGATGAGCCGCAGGCACCGCAACTGCGCCTGGACCAGCCATTCGAAACGCCGGAGCCTCCAGCGAAACATGAACGCCTGTCCGCGACCGATGACGACATCGACGACGAAGCTCATGAGGTCGAGCCCGTACGCAAGAAGCGCACACGCAACGAATCGGCCATGCATGACGAGGTGCTGCAGGACCTGGTCGACGACCCACTGCAACTCGACTGGCAAAAACGCCGCTCACCCTGGGGTCGCCGGTTCTTTTGGGGCCTGATGGTCCTGCTGGGCGCCGCGACCCTTGCCGGCCAGTACATTGCCTACCACTTCGACGAACTGGCCCGTCAGGACCAATACCGCCCCTGGTTCCAGCAATTGTGCCCGCACATTAATTGCAATGTGCCATCCAAGGTCGACATCGCGAAAATCAAAAGCAGCAATCTGGTGGTGCGTAGTCACCCGGACTTCAACGGCGCACTGGTGGTCGACGCAATCATCTACAACCGCGCATCGTTCTCACAGCCGTTCCCATTGCTGGAACTGCGCTTTGCCGACCTCAATGGCCATCTGATCGCCAGCCGCCGATTCAAACCGGGCGAGTACCTCAATGGCGACCTCGCGGACCTCGCGGAAATGCCGCCGCAAACACCGATCCATATTGCCCTGGACATCCTCGATCCCGGCCCCAAAGCCGTGAACTACAGCCTGAGCTTCCACTCGCCCGAGTGA
- the purH gene encoding bifunctional phosphoribosylaminoimidazolecarboxamide formyltransferase/IMP cyclohydrolase, which yields MTDQTTRLPIRRALISVSDKTGILEFAKELEALGVEILSTGGTFKLLQDNGVAAVEVADYTGFAEMMDGRVKTLHPKIHGGILGRRGIDDAIMNEHGIKPIDLVAVNLYPFEATINKPGCDLPTAIENIDIGGPTMVRSAAKNHKDVAIVVNASDYANVLESLKAGGLTYAQRFDLMLKAFEHTAAYDGMIANYMGTVNQAAETLTTEGRSEFPRTFNSQFVKAQEMRYGENPHQSAAFYVEAKPAEVGIASATQLQGKELSYNNVADTDAALECVKSFVKPACVIVKHANPCGVAVSPDAEGGIRQAYELAYATDTESAFGGIIAFNRELDAETAKAIVERQFVEVIIAPSVSEEARAIVAAKANVRLLACGQWSADRAAAWDYKRVNGGLLVQSRDIGMIGSEDLKVVTQRAPTEQEINDLIFAWKVAKYVKSNAIVYAKNRQTIGVGAGQMSRVNSARIAAIKAEHAGLQVQGAVMASDAFFPFRDGIDNAAKVGITAVIQPGGSMRDNEVIAAADEAGIAMVFTGMRHFRH from the coding sequence ATGACCGACCAGACTACCCGCCTGCCGATCCGCCGCGCCTTGATCAGCGTTTCCGACAAGACCGGGATCCTTGAATTCGCCAAGGAGCTCGAAGCTCTCGGCGTCGAGATCCTCTCCACCGGCGGGACGTTCAAGCTGTTGCAGGACAATGGCGTAGCCGCTGTGGAAGTCGCGGATTACACCGGTTTCGCAGAAATGATGGACGGTCGGGTGAAAACCCTGCACCCGAAAATCCACGGCGGGATCCTCGGCCGTCGCGGTATCGACGACGCAATCATGAACGAGCACGGCATCAAGCCGATCGATCTGGTCGCCGTTAACCTCTACCCGTTCGAAGCCACCATCAACAAGCCAGGCTGCGACCTGCCGACCGCCATCGAGAACATCGATATCGGTGGCCCGACCATGGTGCGCTCGGCCGCCAAGAACCACAAAGACGTGGCCATCGTGGTCAATGCCAGCGATTACGCCAACGTGCTGGAAAGTCTCAAGGCCGGTGGCCTGACCTACGCTCAGCGTTTCGACCTGATGCTCAAGGCCTTTGAACACACCGCCGCCTACGACGGCATGATCGCCAACTACATGGGCACCGTGAACCAGGCCGCTGAAACCCTCACCACCGAAGGTCGCAGCGAGTTTCCGCGCACCTTCAACAGCCAGTTCGTCAAGGCCCAGGAAATGCGCTACGGCGAGAACCCGCACCAGAGCGCGGCGTTCTACGTTGAAGCCAAGCCTGCCGAAGTCGGCATCGCCTCCGCGACCCAACTGCAAGGCAAAGAGCTGTCGTACAACAACGTGGCCGACACCGACGCCGCGCTGGAATGCGTGAAGAGCTTCGTCAAACCGGCCTGCGTCATCGTCAAGCACGCCAACCCGTGCGGCGTTGCCGTGAGCCCGGACGCCGAAGGCGGTATCCGCCAGGCGTACGAACTGGCATACGCCACCGACACCGAATCGGCCTTCGGCGGCATCATCGCGTTCAACCGCGAACTGGACGCTGAAACCGCCAAAGCCATCGTCGAGCGTCAGTTCGTCGAAGTGATCATTGCCCCATCGGTCAGCGAAGAAGCTCGTGCCATCGTCGCCGCCAAGGCCAACGTTCGCCTGCTGGCCTGCGGCCAATGGTCGGCGGATCGTGCCGCTGCCTGGGACTACAAGCGCGTCAATGGCGGCTTGCTGGTACAGAGCCGCGACATCGGCATGATCGGCAGCGAAGACCTGAAGGTTGTGACCCAGCGCGCACCGACCGAGCAAGAGATCAACGACCTGATCTTTGCCTGGAAAGTCGCCAAGTACGTCAAATCCAACGCCATCGTCTACGCCAAGAACCGTCAGACCATCGGTGTCGGCGCTGGCCAGATGAGCCGCGTGAACTCTGCGCGCATCGCCGCCATCAAAGCTGAACACGCTGGCCTGCAAGTGCAGGGCGCGGTCATGGCCTCGGACGCGTTCTTCCCGTTCCGCGACGGCATCGACAACGCAGCCAAGGTCGGCATCACCGCCGTGATTCAACCAGGCGGCTCGATGCGTGACAACGAAGTGATTGCTGCTGCAGACGAGG
- the dusB gene encoding tRNA dihydrouridine synthase DusB: protein MSAVRIGPYTLHNGLILAPMAGVTDQPFRQLCKRLGAGLVVSEMVTSDMSLWNTRKSRLRMVHEGDPEPRSVQIAGGDAQMLAEAARANVELGAQIIDINMGCPAKKVCNKAAGSALLKDEDLVAEILHAVVAAVDVPVTLKIRTGWDRANKNGLTVAKIAEQAGITALAVHGRTRADLYTGVAEYDTIAAIKQAVSIPVFANGDIDSPEKARHVLDATGADGLLIGRAAQGRPWIFREIEHFLRTGEKLPAPELIEVERILLEHLAALHAFYGDVMGVRIARKHVGWYLATLPGAREFRAHFNRLDGTETQCANVREFFAERYKSLTGDGEGVAA, encoded by the coding sequence ATGTCGGCGGTACGCATCGGCCCATATACATTGCACAACGGCTTGATTCTCGCCCCGATGGCGGGGGTCACTGACCAACCCTTTCGTCAGCTGTGCAAACGACTGGGCGCAGGGCTTGTAGTCTCGGAAATGGTCACCAGCGACATGAGTTTGTGGAACACCCGCAAATCGCGTCTGCGCATGGTCCACGAAGGTGATCCCGAGCCGCGCTCGGTGCAGATCGCCGGTGGCGATGCACAGATGCTGGCGGAGGCAGCACGCGCCAACGTCGAGCTGGGCGCTCAGATTATTGATATCAACATGGGTTGTCCGGCAAAGAAGGTCTGCAACAAGGCCGCCGGCTCCGCGTTACTGAAAGATGAAGACCTGGTGGCCGAGATCCTGCACGCCGTCGTGGCGGCGGTTGATGTGCCGGTCACCCTGAAGATCCGCACGGGCTGGGACCGCGCAAACAAGAACGGCCTGACAGTGGCGAAAATCGCCGAACAGGCAGGCATTACGGCGCTGGCGGTGCATGGCCGGACCCGTGCCGATCTGTACACAGGCGTTGCCGAGTACGACACCATTGCCGCGATCAAGCAGGCAGTGTCGATTCCGGTCTTCGCCAATGGCGATATTGACTCGCCCGAGAAGGCCCGGCACGTGCTCGACGCGACCGGTGCCGATGGCCTGCTGATAGGCCGGGCTGCCCAGGGGCGGCCATGGATTTTTCGTGAGATCGAGCATTTTCTGCGTACCGGCGAAAAACTCCCGGCACCAGAGTTGATCGAGGTGGAACGTATTCTGCTTGAGCATCTGGCCGCGCTCCATGCTTTCTATGGAGATGTCATGGGCGTACGCATCGCTCGCAAGCATGTCGGCTGGTATCTCGCAACCCTGCCGGGCGCCAGGGAGTTTCGCGCCCACTTCAATCGTTTGGATGGTACGGAAACACAATGCGCCAACGTTCGGGAGTTCTTCGCCGAGCGCTACAAGAGCCTGACAGGGGACGGAGAAGGGGTGGCCGCATGA
- the prmA gene encoding 50S ribosomal protein L11 methyltransferase has protein sequence MPWLQVRLAISPEQAETYEDAFLEVGAVSVTFMDAEDQPIFEPELNTTPLWSHTHLLALFEDGTEAASVLAHLELLTGSPLPEHHSEVIEDQDWERSWMDNFQPMRFGQRLWIVPSWHAAPEPDAVNLLLDPGLAFGTGTHPTTALCLEWLDGQDLKDCDVLDFGCGSGILAIAALLLGAKEAVGTDIDVQALEASRDNAGRNHIAEALFPLYLPQDLPQVQADVLVANILAGPLVSLAPQLSSLVKTGGRLALSGILAEQGEEVAAAYAKDFDLDPIANRDGWVRITGRRR, from the coding sequence ATGCCTTGGCTGCAAGTCCGTCTCGCCATCAGCCCAGAACAAGCCGAAACCTACGAAGACGCCTTCCTTGAAGTGGGCGCCGTGTCGGTAACCTTCATGGACGCCGAAGATCAGCCGATCTTCGAGCCGGAACTGAACACCACCCCGCTGTGGTCGCACACTCACCTGCTGGCCCTGTTCGAAGATGGCACCGAAGCCGCCAGCGTACTGGCTCACCTTGAGTTGCTGACCGGCAGCCCATTGCCCGAGCATCACAGCGAAGTCATCGAAGACCAGGACTGGGAGCGCAGCTGGATGGATAACTTCCAGCCAATGCGCTTCGGTCAGCGCCTGTGGATCGTCCCGAGCTGGCACGCCGCGCCCGAGCCTGACGCGGTCAACCTGCTGCTCGATCCGGGCCTGGCGTTCGGCACCGGCACCCACCCGACCACCGCGCTGTGCCTGGAATGGCTTGACGGTCAGGATCTGAAAGACTGCGACGTACTGGACTTCGGCTGTGGTTCGGGGATCCTCGCCATTGCCGCCCTGCTGCTGGGCGCCAAGGAAGCGGTCGGTACCGACATCGACGTGCAGGCGCTGGAAGCCTCCCGCGACAATGCCGGGCGCAACCACATCGCCGAAGCGCTGTTCCCGCTGTACCTGCCCCAGGATCTGCCACAGGTGCAGGCTGACGTGCTGGTGGCCAACATCCTCGCCGGCCCCCTGGTTTCCCTGGCCCCGCAACTGTCCAGCCTGGTCAAGACCGGCGGTCGCCTGGCTCTGTCGGGCATCCTCGCCGAGCAAGGCGAAGAAGTCGCTGCAGCTTATGCCAAGGACTTTGATCTGGACCCGATTGCCAATCGCGATGGCTGGGTGCGCATTACCGGCCGTCGGCGCTAA
- a CDS encoding Fic family protein: MPERLPINLNDLLRQRTVEGERIEYKTGWNPDPIIRTLCAFANDFENLGGGYVVIGQDCDANGQPIFPPLGLSDHALDKIQLELLAACQLIQPAYFPVLSIEEIEGRKLVILWAPGGQNRPYKAPAAVTAKHRSLHYYIRRYSSTVEAKGETEQELLSLAAKVPFDDRFHLGARVSDLSKPLMLRFLQEVGSALAEDAEALSVEALGRQMNVVGGPVESPWPKNVGLMFFNDAPEQFFPYMQIDLLWFPDGAGGDVFDEKIFKGPLATMTRETLGYIQRNFLHETVIKHPDQAEATRVWNFPFAAVEEALVNAVYHRSYEEREPIEVRISREELVILSFPGPDRSIRMEDLRAGRAVSRRYRNRRIGEFLKELDLTEGRSTGIPKILKVMAANGSPAPLFETDDDRISYVVRLPAHPQTQGADTTNREVTMEVTMEVTMEVAALLRVVDGEMRRQELQAAMGLKNVEHFRRTYVLPAIASGCLERTLPDQPNSRLQRYRLTSKGQQWLQTHNAKPA; encoded by the coding sequence ATGCCTGAAAGACTGCCCATCAACCTCAACGACCTCCTGCGTCAGCGGACAGTCGAGGGCGAGCGAATCGAATACAAAACGGGTTGGAATCCTGACCCGATCATTCGCACGCTCTGCGCTTTTGCCAACGACTTTGAAAACCTGGGCGGTGGTTATGTGGTGATAGGGCAGGATTGCGATGCCAACGGCCAGCCAATATTCCCTCCATTGGGACTTTCTGACCACGCGCTCGACAAGATCCAGCTCGAACTATTGGCAGCTTGCCAGTTGATTCAACCCGCCTACTTTCCGGTGCTGAGCATCGAAGAGATCGAAGGCCGCAAGCTGGTCATTCTGTGGGCACCAGGTGGGCAAAATCGCCCCTACAAAGCGCCGGCGGCGGTGACAGCCAAACATAGAAGCTTGCACTACTACATCCGCCGCTACAGCAGCACAGTGGAAGCCAAGGGCGAAACCGAGCAGGAACTCTTGAGCCTTGCCGCCAAAGTGCCGTTCGATGACCGCTTTCATCTGGGCGCCCGTGTCAGTGACCTGTCAAAACCGCTGATGCTGCGTTTCCTTCAGGAAGTAGGCAGCGCACTGGCCGAAGATGCTGAGGCGTTATCTGTTGAAGCATTGGGTCGACAGATGAATGTAGTGGGCGGCCCGGTCGAATCACCCTGGCCGAAGAATGTGGGGCTGATGTTTTTCAACGACGCGCCCGAGCAGTTTTTCCCCTATATGCAAATTGACCTGCTGTGGTTCCCCGATGGCGCCGGCGGCGACGTTTTTGACGAAAAGATCTTCAAGGGTCCTCTGGCCACCATGACCCGCGAGACCCTGGGCTACATCCAGCGCAATTTTTTACACGAAACGGTCATCAAGCATCCTGATCAGGCCGAAGCCACACGTGTCTGGAACTTCCCTTTTGCGGCGGTAGAAGAAGCGCTGGTCAACGCCGTCTATCACCGCTCCTATGAAGAACGTGAACCGATTGAAGTCCGCATCAGCCGCGAAGAACTGGTGATTTTGAGCTTTCCAGGGCCAGACCGCTCGATCCGAATGGAGGACCTGCGAGCAGGCCGCGCGGTGAGCCGTCGCTACCGTAACCGGCGCATTGGCGAGTTCCTCAAAGAGCTGGACCTGACCGAGGGCCGTTCGACCGGCATCCCCAAAATTCTCAAGGTCATGGCGGCCAACGGCTCCCCAGCGCCGTTGTTTGAAACCGATGATGATCGGATTTCCTATGTCGTACGTCTGCCAGCGCACCCTCAGACACAAGGGGCGGACACCACGAACAGGGAAGTCACCATGGAAGTCACCATGGAAGTCACCATGGAAGTCGCGGCCCTGCTCAGGGTCGTGGATGGCGAAATGCGCCGGCAAGAGCTTCAGGCAGCCATGGGCTTGAAGAACGTCGAACACTTTCGTCGGACCTACGTACTACCTGCCATCGCCAGCGGTTGCCTGGAAAGGACATTGCCTGACCAGCCCAATAGCCGACTGCAACGCTACCGCCTGACCTCCAAAGGCCAGCAATGGCTGCAAACCCATAACGCAAAACCCGCGTGA